GTCTGTTGTCGGCCCGTGCCAGCGAGACCGAGAACGTCCGCTTCGACAGCGGCCACAAATAGTTCACGCCCGCCGGAGTCAGCGTGTCGCCGATCAGATGGGCGATAACGGTCAGTGCGCCAATGGCAAAGCCGATTTCGGGCAGTCCAAACCCGTCTCCGAGACCGAGGTCGAAACTGAGCGCGACAACACGCTCGGCAATCAACCCGATAGCCCAGCCGATGCCACCGATGAGAGCGGCGAACAGTAGCGAGTGGGTTGGGCCACGGTGTTCGATCAACGGGAGACGATGGTCGACGTCGGGCAACATCGCGAACCAAATCATCACGCCGCCGGTGATGGCTGCGAGGATGGGCGAGCCGACCCCGACGAGCGCGTAGCCAATCGGCGCGAACACGAGCATCGAGACGCCAAGATGGCCTTTCCGATACATACAGTCGGCTATCAGTCACTCAGTAAAAGCAGTTCGACTCCGGGATGGATGAGGTGCCCGAATCGACAGCCAGCACTGTGCTATGTGGGGAGTCGACATGCGAGACCGACGCAGGATGCTACTCTTTAACTGTTGGCGGTGCGTACTACGTGTGTGTCTGAAGAATCAGGGAGGAAGAACCTCCGCATGCCAAACGATGACGAAATGTTTGCAGTCGTCACCGACATGCTCGGCGCTGGCCGGGTCCGACTTCGGTGTAACGACGGGAAAGAACGCATGGGCCGCATTCCGGGACGAATGCGGTTCCGAACGTGGATCAACGAGGACGATGTCGTGCTCATCGAGCCGTGGGACTGGCAAGACGAGAAGGCCGACGTCGAGTGGCGTTACGACAGCCAAGACGCCCAACAGCTCCGCGAAGAAGGTCACATCAACTAATACTCCGTTGTCGTTCTACTGCACGTCGAACTGTCGAGCCCCGGCTCTTTGACTCCTTACTCGTCGCTACGCGTCGTCGTCTGAATCGGTGCGCCAACGCTGTCGCCACCCATC
This sequence is a window from Halohasta litchfieldiae. Protein-coding genes within it:
- a CDS encoding metal-dependent hydrolase, translating into MYRKGHLGVSMLVFAPIGYALVGVGSPILAAITGGVMIWFAMLPDVDHRLPLIEHRGPTHSLLFAALIGGIGWAIGLIAERVVALSFDLGLGDGFGLPEIGFAIGALTVIAHLIGDTLTPAGVNYLWPLSKRTFSVSLARADNRLANSGLFGLGILVTTGWVGMALGAF
- the eif1A gene encoding translation initiation factor eIF-1A, whose product is MSEESGRKNLRMPNDDEMFAVVTDMLGAGRVRLRCNDGKERMGRIPGRMRFRTWINEDDVVLIEPWDWQDEKADVEWRYDSQDAQQLREEGHIN